One Colius striatus isolate bColStr4 chromosome 8, bColStr4.1.hap1, whole genome shotgun sequence genomic region harbors:
- the NT5C2 gene encoding cytosolic purine 5'-nucleotidase isoform X2: MTTSWSDRLQNAADLPANMDGHALKKYRREAYHRVFVNRSLAMEKIKCFGFDMDYTLAVYKSPEYESLGFDLTVERLVSIGYPHELLNFVYDPAFPTRGLVFDTHYGNLLKVDAYGNLLVCAHGFNFLRGPETRDQYPNKFIQRDDTDRFYILNTLFNLPETYLLACLVDFFTNCDRYTSCETGFKDGDLFMSFRSMFQDVRDAVDWVHYKGSLKEKTLENLEKYVVKDGKLPLLLSRMNEVGKVFLVTNSDYKYTDKIMTYLFDFPHGPKPGSAHRPWQSYFDLILVDARKPLFFGEGTVLRQVDTVTGKLKIGTYTGPLQHGIVYSGGSSDTVCDLLGAKGKDILYIGDHIFGDILKSKKRQGWRTFLVIPELAQELHVWTDKSALFEELQSLDIFLAELYKHLDSSSNERPDISSIQRRIKKVTHDMDMCYGMMGSLFRSGSRQTLFASQVMRYADLYAASFINLLYYPFSYLFRAAHVLMPHESTVEHTHVDINEKESPMATRNRTSVDFKDSDYKRHQLTRSISEIKPPNLFPQAPQEITHCHDEDDDEEEEEEEEEEEEEEEEEE, translated from the exons GGTCTTTGTAAACAGAAGTTTAGCCATGGAAAAgataaaatgttttggttttgatatgGATTATACACTTGCTG TGTATAAATCCCCTGAATACGAATCTCTTGGATTTGACCTGACCGTAGAAAGATTAGTTTCCATTGGATACCCTCATGAGCTGCTCAATTTTGTGTATGATCCTGCATTCCCTACCAG AGGCTTGGTGTTTGATACCCACTATGGAAACCTGCTGAAAGTTGATGCCTATGGGAACCTCCTAGTGTGTGCACATGGCTTTAATTTCCTCAGAGG GCCTGAAACACGGGATCAATATCCAAATAAGTTTATCCAGAGGGATGACACAGATAGGTTTTACATTCTGAACACGTTATTCAATCTGCCAG aGACCTACCTGTTGGCCTGCCTAGTGGATTTCTTTACTAACTGTGACCGGTACACTAG CTGTGAAACAGGGTTTAAGGATGGAGACCTCTTCATGTCCTTCAGGAGTATGTTCCAGGATGTCAGAGATGCTGTTGACTGGGTTCACTACAAG GGATCGCTCAAGGAAAAGACCCTTGAGAATCTGGAAAAGTATGTGGTGAAAGAT GGGaagctgccactgctgctcagcCGCATGAATGAAGTTGGGAAGGTGTTTCTAGTCACAAACAGTGACTATAAATACACAGAC aaaaTCATGACTTATTTGTTTGACTTCCCCCATGGACCAAAG CCTGGGAGTGCCCACCGGCCGTGGCAGTCCTACTTTGACCTGATCCTGGTAGATGCACGAAAACCCCTCTTCTTTGGAGAAGGCACTGTGCTGCGGCAGGTGGACACG GTGACCGGGAAGCTGAAGATTGGTACCTACACGGGCCCACTGCAGCATGGCATTGTGTATTCTGGAG GCTCTTCAGACACAGTCTGTGACCTGCTGGGGGCCAAAGGGAAGGATATCTTGTACATCGGAGACCATATCTTTGGAGACATCCTCAAATCCAAGAAGCGCCAGGGCTGGAGGACCTTCCTGGTGATCCCCGAGCTGGCGCAGGAGCTGCACGTCTGGACAGACAAAAGCG CCCTTTTTGAAGAGCTGCAGAGTCTGGACATTTTCTTGGCCGAGCTATACAA GCATctggacagcagcagcaacgAACGCCCCGACATCAGCTCCATCCAGAGACGCATTAAG AAAGTGACCCACGACATGGACATGTGCTATGGGATGATGGGGAGCCTCTTCCGCAGCGGCTCCCGGCAGACCCTGTTTGCCAGCCAGGTGATGCGCTACGCCGACCTCTATGCAGCCTCCTTCATCAACCTCCTCTACTACCCCTTCAGCTACCTCTTCAGAGCCGCCCACGTCCTG ATGCCACACGAGTCCACGGTGGAGCACACGCACGTGGACATCAACGAGAAGGAGTCGCCGATGGCCACGCGCAACCGCACCTCCGTGGATTTCAAAGATTCCGACTACAAGCGGCACCAGCTGACGCGCTCCATCAGCGAGATCAAACCGCCCAACCTCTTCCCCCAGGCGCCCCAGGAGATCACGCACTGCCACGACGAAGATGATGacgaggaagaggaggaggaggaagaggaagaggaggaagaagaggaggaagaggaataa